The following are encoded together in the Sphingomicrobium clamense genome:
- a CDS encoding phosphoglycerate kinase — translation MAAFQTLDDLPADLTGKKVLVRADLNVPMADGDVTDDTRLRAVLPTISELAEKGAIVLLLSHFRRPEGRVRPDMSTALLVTPLHELTGRSVKFIEDCQGEHAARAISIMLPGGIGILENTRFHDGETANDPELAKGMAALGDYYVNDAFSAAHRAHASTVGVAQHLPSFAGRAMEAELKALDAALGNPEHPVAAVVGGAKVSTKLSVLHNLVSKVDRLIIGGGMANTFLAARGVDVGKSLCEKDLIGEANEIFEKAEAADCTIHLPYDVVVAKEFAANPDSLRTVNVHEVAGEEMILDVGPAAVEALGDAIKNCKTLVWNGPLGAFETEPFDAATVALAKTAAALTEGGSLISVAGGGDTVAALNHAGVADDFTFVSTAGGAFLEWMEGKALPGVEALKA, via the coding sequence ATGGCCGCATTCCAGACCCTCGACGACCTCCCCGCCGACCTGACGGGCAAGAAGGTCCTCGTTCGCGCGGACCTCAACGTGCCGATGGCCGACGGGGACGTCACCGACGACACGCGGCTGCGTGCCGTGCTGCCGACGATTTCGGAACTGGCGGAGAAGGGCGCGATCGTGCTCCTCCTCTCGCACTTCCGGCGTCCCGAGGGTCGGGTGCGGCCGGACATGTCGACTGCCTTGCTGGTCACCCCGCTGCACGAGCTGACCGGGCGGAGCGTCAAATTCATCGAGGATTGCCAGGGCGAACATGCCGCGCGGGCGATCTCGATCATGCTGCCGGGCGGGATCGGCATCCTGGAAAACACGCGTTTCCACGATGGTGAGACGGCGAACGATCCGGAACTGGCCAAGGGGATGGCGGCGCTCGGAGACTATTACGTCAACGACGCCTTTTCGGCGGCGCACCGCGCGCATGCCTCGACCGTGGGCGTCGCGCAGCACCTGCCGTCATTCGCGGGACGTGCGATGGAGGCCGAGCTGAAGGCGCTAGACGCCGCGCTCGGCAATCCCGAGCATCCGGTGGCGGCGGTCGTGGGCGGAGCGAAGGTCTCGACCAAGCTTTCAGTGCTCCACAATCTCGTTTCCAAGGTCGACCGCCTGATCATCGGCGGCGGCATGGCCAACACCTTCCTTGCCGCGCGCGGGGTCGACGTCGGCAAGTCGTTGTGCGAAAAAGACCTGATCGGCGAGGCGAACGAGATTTTCGAGAAGGCCGAAGCCGCCGACTGCACCATCCACTTGCCGTACGATGTCGTCGTGGCCAAGGAATTCGCGGCGAATCCCGACAGCCTGCGTACGGTCAACGTGCACGAGGTGGCCGGGGAAGAGATGATCCTCGACGTCGGGCCTGCGGCGGTCGAAGCGCTCGGAGATGCGATCAAGAACTGCAAGACTCTGGTGTGGAACGGGCCGCTCGGTGCGTTCGAGACCGAGCCGTTCGATGCCGCTACCGTGGCGCTCGCGAAGACCGCGGCGGCGCTGACCGAAGGCGGTTCGCTGATCAGCGTGGCGGGCGGGGGCGACACGGTCGCAGCGCTCAACCATGCAGGGGTCGCAGACGATTTCACCTTCGTCTCGACTGCGGGCGGCGCTTTCCTCGAATGGATGGAAGGCAAGGCGCTTCCCGGCGTGGAGGCCCTCAAGGCGTAA
- the tkt gene encoding transketolase — protein MPTQRRLANAIRALSMDAVQAANSGHPGMPMGMADAATALFTNHLKHDPSDPHWHDRDRFVLSAGHGSMLIYSLLYLTGYDKPTIEDIKNFRQITSPCAGHPENFLLDGVEATTGPLGQGFAQAVGMAIAERHLNAIYGDDLVNHHTYVVAGDGCLMEGINHEAAGLAGHLKLGRLIVLWDDNEITIDGPTDLSRKEDVLGRFEAMGWHTLECDGMRADSVTNAIEDAKGHQRPTLIRCKTIIGFGAPNKQGTAATHGAPLGPDEIEAARKELGWDAEPFVIPDDVLSKWRVAGKRSADDKAAWQERLDAHPKKQEFLDRMAGKMDRRWLHDLTTKLVEDQPKMATRKASEVALDAINAAIPATIGGSADLTGSNNTKAGGIEPLTADNYGGRYIYYGIREFGMAAAMNGMALHGGVMPYGGTFLVFSDYSRGAIRLGALQGAKVVHVMTHDSIGLGEDGPTHQPIEHLQSLRAMPGLTVYRPADAVETAEAWADALAGEGAALIALSRQGLPAVRTENAEHNLTSKGAYRLKDAEGERRVILIATGSEVHLALEVAAKLEEAGVGTEVVSMVSTDKYDAQDADYKNDILPDVSNTEVLRVSIEAGTTYGWERYTGIHGMNIGLDRFGASAPAPVLFEKFGFTPEAITEKIQERLND, from the coding sequence TTGCCCACCCAACGTCGTCTCGCCAATGCCATCCGGGCCTTGTCGATGGATGCGGTCCAGGCCGCCAATTCAGGGCATCCCGGCATGCCGATGGGAATGGCGGACGCGGCGACGGCGCTGTTCACGAATCATCTCAAGCACGATCCGAGCGATCCGCACTGGCACGATCGCGATCGCTTCGTCCTGTCGGCGGGTCACGGCTCGATGCTGATCTATTCGCTGCTCTACCTCACCGGGTATGACAAGCCGACGATCGAGGACATCAAGAATTTCCGCCAGATCACTTCGCCCTGCGCAGGGCATCCGGAAAACTTCCTGCTCGACGGCGTCGAAGCGACGACCGGTCCGCTGGGCCAGGGGTTCGCGCAGGCGGTCGGCATGGCGATCGCCGAGCGGCACCTGAACGCGATCTACGGCGACGATCTGGTCAACCACCACACCTATGTCGTGGCGGGCGATGGCTGCCTGATGGAAGGCATCAACCACGAGGCCGCGGGGCTGGCGGGGCATTTGAAGCTCGGCCGCCTGATCGTGCTGTGGGACGATAACGAGATCACGATCGACGGCCCGACCGACCTGTCGCGCAAGGAAGACGTGCTCGGCCGCTTCGAGGCGATGGGCTGGCACACGCTCGAATGCGACGGCATGCGCGCCGACAGCGTCACCAACGCGATCGAGGATGCGAAGGGGCATCAACGCCCGACGCTGATCCGCTGCAAAACGATCATCGGCTTCGGTGCGCCCAACAAGCAGGGTACTGCGGCGACGCACGGCGCGCCGCTCGGCCCCGACGAGATCGAAGCCGCGCGCAAGGAACTGGGCTGGGATGCCGAGCCCTTCGTCATTCCCGACGACGTTCTGTCCAAGTGGCGTGTGGCGGGCAAGCGCTCGGCGGACGACAAGGCTGCATGGCAGGAGCGGCTCGACGCGCACCCGAAGAAACAGGAGTTCCTCGACCGCATGGCGGGCAAGATGGACCGCCGCTGGCTCCACGACCTGACGACCAAGCTGGTCGAGGATCAGCCCAAGATGGCGACCCGCAAGGCGAGCGAAGTCGCGCTCGACGCAATCAACGCGGCGATCCCCGCGACCATCGGCGGTTCGGCCGACCTCACCGGCTCGAACAATACCAAGGCTGGGGGGATCGAGCCGCTGACCGCCGACAATTATGGCGGGCGTTACATCTATTACGGCATCCGCGAATTCGGCATGGCCGCGGCGATGAACGGCATGGCGCTGCACGGGGGCGTGATGCCCTATGGCGGCACCTTCCTCGTCTTCTCCGACTATAGCCGCGGCGCGATCCGCCTCGGCGCATTGCAGGGCGCGAAGGTCGTCCATGTCATGACCCACGACAGCATCGGGCTTGGCGAAGACGGGCCGACGCACCAGCCGATCGAGCATCTCCAGTCGCTGCGCGCGATGCCGGGTCTCACCGTCTATCGCCCCGCAGACGCGGTGGAGACGGCGGAGGCCTGGGCCGACGCGCTGGCAGGCGAGGGCGCTGCACTGATCGCCTTGTCGCGCCAGGGCCTGCCCGCGGTGCGCACCGAGAATGCCGAGCATAACCTGACGTCGAAGGGCGCCTATCGCTTGAAGGATGCCGAAGGCGAGCGCCGCGTCATCCTGATCGCGACGGGCAGCGAAGTGCATCTCGCGCTCGAAGTCGCGGCCAAACTGGAAGAAGCGGGCGTCGGCACCGAAGTCGTTTCGATGGTCTCGACCGACAAATATGACGCGCAGGATGCGGACTATAAGAACGACATCCTGCCCGACGTCTCGAACACCGAAGTGCTGCGCGTTTCGATCGAGGCGGGCACGACCTACGGGTGGGAGCGCTATACCGGCATCCACGGCATGAACATCGGTCTCGACCGGTTCGGGGCGTCCGCGCCCGCGCCGGTGCTGTTCGAAAAATTCGGCTTCACCCCGGAAGCCATCACTGAAAAAATCCAGGAGCGTTTGAATGACTAA
- a CDS encoding cytochrome D1 domain-containing protein, which translates to MRLPLIASLVAFAAPAEAQTLVVGNKAEHTVSFVDLESGQEVARRETGRAPHEIAVSPDGKTAVLVSYREPGYNGNTLHVFDVATGEKQRVIDLGEHRGPHGLKWIGGTNRVIATTEVTQDVVIADIATGEVVESIDTDMQGTHMVALSPNQKTAYVASIGSNNFSVLDLEAMKKVADVPAGLQSEAIQVSPDGREIWVGSNGDKTVTVYDAHSLEQVAQFETDGVPIRVEPSPDGKHVAVSLANTDKVLIVDAATREEVTTIDLASVEKKTPVTMLWRPDGQQLFVATTQSASVIEIDPSDWSISRIFAVGAGSDGLAYSPLDTATRDGEAG; encoded by the coding sequence ATGCGCCTTCCTCTGATCGCCAGCCTCGTTGCATTCGCTGCGCCCGCCGAGGCGCAGACGCTCGTTGTCGGCAACAAGGCCGAACATACGGTTAGCTTCGTCGACCTGGAGAGCGGGCAGGAGGTTGCTCGCCGAGAGACCGGACGCGCGCCGCACGAGATCGCGGTGTCGCCCGATGGCAAGACCGCGGTGCTCGTGAGCTATCGCGAGCCGGGCTATAACGGCAACACGCTGCACGTCTTCGACGTCGCGACCGGCGAGAAGCAGCGCGTGATCGACCTAGGCGAACATCGCGGCCCGCACGGGCTCAAATGGATCGGCGGCACGAACCGCGTGATCGCAACCACCGAAGTCACGCAGGATGTCGTCATCGCCGATATCGCGACGGGCGAGGTCGTCGAATCGATCGATACCGACATGCAGGGCACTCACATGGTCGCCCTGAGCCCGAACCAGAAGACCGCTTATGTGGCCAGCATCGGATCGAACAATTTTTCTGTCCTCGACCTCGAGGCGATGAAGAAAGTCGCCGACGTGCCGGCGGGGCTGCAGTCAGAGGCGATCCAGGTATCGCCCGACGGACGCGAAATCTGGGTCGGGTCCAATGGCGACAAGACGGTCACCGTCTACGACGCGCACAGCCTCGAGCAAGTCGCCCAGTTCGAGACTGACGGCGTGCCCATTCGCGTCGAACCGAGCCCCGATGGCAAGCATGTCGCGGTCAGTCTCGCCAACACCGACAAGGTGCTGATCGTCGACGCCGCGACCCGCGAGGAAGTCACGACCATCGACCTCGCCAGCGTCGAGAAGAAGACGCCCGTCACCATGCTCTGGCGCCCCGACGGCCAGCAGCTGTTCGTCGCCACGACGCAAAGCGCGAGCGTGATCGAGATCGATCCGTCGGACTGGTCGATCAGCCGCATTTTCGCGGTCGGCGCGGGGTCGGACGGACTGGCTTATTCGCCGCTCGATACGGCGACGCGCGATGGCGAGGCGGGTTAG
- the gap gene encoding type I glyceraldehyde-3-phosphate dehydrogenase: MTKVAINGFGRIGRLVARAILERDDHDLDLVAINDLADAKANALLFQYDSSHGRFPGTVEVDGDTITVNGKAIKVTSERNPGDLPHGDMGIDIVLECTGFFQSDKAARPHISAGAKKVLISAPAKNVSKTIVFGVNQDTLTAEDDVVSNASCTTNCLAPVAKVLNDTVGIERGFMTTIHSYTNDQRMLDQMHSDMRRARGGAQNMIPTTTGAARAVGLVLPELNGKLDGSSVRVPTPNVSLVDLVFTPGRDTSAEELNAALKAAAEGPMKGVLDYTDQPLVSSDFNHHPASSTIDSLETSVMEGKLARVVSWYDNEWGFSNRMIDTAGVMAKFL, translated from the coding sequence ATGACTAAAGTCGCCATCAACGGGTTCGGCCGCATCGGTCGCCTCGTCGCCCGTGCCATCCTCGAGCGGGACGATCACGATCTCGACCTCGTCGCGATCAACGACCTTGCCGACGCCAAGGCCAACGCGCTCCTGTTCCAGTATGACAGCTCGCACGGCCGCTTCCCGGGCACGGTCGAAGTCGACGGCGATACGATCACGGTCAACGGCAAGGCGATCAAGGTCACCTCGGAGCGTAATCCGGGCGACCTGCCGCACGGCGACATGGGCATCGACATCGTGCTCGAATGCACCGGCTTCTTCCAGTCGGACAAGGCCGCGCGCCCGCATATCTCCGCGGGTGCCAAGAAGGTGCTGATCTCGGCTCCGGCCAAGAATGTCAGCAAGACGATCGTATTCGGCGTCAACCAGGACACGCTGACCGCCGAGGACGATGTCGTCTCGAACGCCAGTTGCACCACCAACTGCCTCGCGCCCGTCGCCAAGGTCCTCAACGACACGGTCGGGATCGAGCGCGGTTTCATGACCACCATCCACAGCTACACCAACGACCAGCGCATGCTCGACCAGATGCACAGCGACATGCGCCGTGCACGTGGCGGTGCGCAGAACATGATCCCGACGACGACGGGTGCGGCCCGCGCGGTCGGCCTCGTGCTCCCCGAACTCAACGGCAAGCTCGACGGTTCGTCGGTGCGCGTGCCGACGCCCAACGTCAGCCTCGTCGATCTCGTCTTCACGCCGGGTCGCGACACGAGCGCCGAAGAACTCAACGCCGCGCTCAAGGCGGCTGCAGAGGGCCCGATGAAGGGCGTGCTCGACTATACCGACCAGCCGCTGGTCTCGAGCGACTTCAACCATCATCCTGCGTCGTCGACCATCGACAGCCTCGAAACCAGCGTGATGGAGGGCAAGCTCGCCCGCGTCGTCAGCTGGTACGACAATGAATGGGGTTTCTCGAACCGCATGATCGACACGGCCGGCGTGATGGCGAAGTTCCTCTAA
- the thiE gene encoding thiamine phosphate synthase, which translates to MSGSGLIDEFDFSVFPPPEREHPCQLYLISPEDIGGDFPDRLRAALSGGDVAAFQLRVKGLQSHDLANAAKPLLEICREHDVAFIVNDSVSMAKRLDADGVHLGQGDGDVKDARRELGPSKMIGVTCHASRHLAMEAGEAGADYVAFGAFYPSETKASDHRPEPGILSWWASLFELPCVAIGGITPANAKELVEAGADFLAVSGAVWNADDPAAVVKRFGEMLNG; encoded by the coding sequence ATGAGCGGCAGCGGGCTTATCGACGAATTCGACTTTTCGGTGTTCCCGCCGCCCGAGCGGGAACATCCCTGCCAACTATACCTGATCAGCCCCGAGGACATCGGCGGCGATTTCCCCGACCGGTTGCGCGCGGCGCTGTCCGGCGGCGACGTCGCCGCGTTCCAGCTGCGCGTCAAAGGACTGCAGAGCCACGACCTGGCCAATGCCGCAAAACCGCTGCTCGAGATTTGCCGCGAGCATGACGTGGCTTTCATCGTCAACGACAGCGTGTCGATGGCGAAGCGCCTCGATGCCGACGGCGTGCACCTGGGACAGGGCGATGGCGACGTGAAGGACGCGCGCCGCGAGCTTGGCCCGTCGAAAATGATCGGCGTCACCTGTCACGCCTCGCGCCATCTCGCGATGGAAGCGGGTGAGGCAGGCGCCGACTATGTTGCGTTCGGGGCCTTCTATCCCAGTGAGACCAAGGCCAGCGACCACCGTCCCGAGCCGGGCATCCTGAGCTGGTGGGCGAGCCTGTTCGAGCTTCCCTGCGTCGCGATTGGCGGCATCACGCCGGCTAACGCAAAAGAGCTCGTCGAAGCCGGCGCGGACTTCCTCGCCGTCTCGGGCGCGGTCTGGAATGCCGACGACCCTGCGGCGGTCGTCAAACGCTTCGGCGAAATGCTCAACGGATAA
- a CDS encoding AI-2E family transporter → MDGAPQKPDDVIAERRRLGAEQHTLEVKRVRLLAALALFAGVGLAVALPFALRAGAEFFLPVTAALVIAIALVPLLEWFERRGLPSLLAALASVVAFILFMTFVVASIVLPAIDWFALLPERIGRVKTALAPVIDFYNAIEAFIENSVSQVAGLDEGERVFLDTPNSLLDLFTASAPFAAIQTFFALLVVFFFLAGWTSMRERTITSRGSFEGALTTARVIQQVVDATSTYIGTITIVNLLLGTLTATILWMLGMDSPVMWGGIVAVLNFVPYIGPIFSTVLLWLGGLMSFTDPFTALLPPLIFVGLHTVEANVITPMIVGKRVRISPLLILLSLSFWAWIWGTTGALLAIPLLIIIRTVFAAAGTPDIAGFLFEHGTLTHIGEDDEDDEESG, encoded by the coding sequence ATGGACGGGGCACCGCAGAAACCGGATGACGTAATCGCCGAGCGCCGGCGTCTTGGCGCCGAGCAGCATACGCTCGAGGTCAAGCGCGTGCGGCTGCTCGCCGCGCTGGCGCTGTTCGCCGGGGTTGGGCTGGCCGTGGCGCTGCCCTTTGCGTTGCGTGCTGGGGCCGAATTCTTCCTGCCCGTGACGGCGGCTTTGGTCATCGCGATCGCGCTGGTGCCGCTGCTTGAGTGGTTCGAGCGGCGTGGATTGCCAAGCCTGCTCGCGGCGCTGGCCAGCGTCGTCGCCTTCATCCTGTTCATGACGTTCGTGGTGGCATCGATCGTGCTGCCCGCCATCGACTGGTTCGCGCTCCTGCCCGAGCGGATTGGACGGGTGAAAACCGCGCTGGCGCCGGTGATCGACTTCTACAATGCGATCGAGGCGTTCATCGAGAATAGCGTCAGCCAGGTCGCAGGGCTCGACGAAGGCGAACGCGTCTTTCTCGATACGCCCAACAGCCTGCTCGACCTGTTCACCGCATCGGCACCATTCGCCGCGATCCAGACTTTCTTCGCGCTGCTCGTCGTCTTCTTCTTCCTCGCCGGCTGGACCAGCATGCGCGAGCGCACGATTACCAGCCGCGGCAGTTTCGAAGGGGCGCTGACGACTGCACGAGTCATCCAGCAGGTCGTCGATGCGACCTCGACCTATATCGGCACGATCACCATCGTGAACCTGCTGCTCGGCACGCTTACGGCTACCATCCTCTGGATGCTCGGCATGGACAGTCCGGTCATGTGGGGCGGCATCGTCGCGGTGCTCAACTTCGTGCCCTATATCGGCCCGATCTTCTCAACCGTGCTGCTGTGGTTGGGCGGGTTGATGAGCTTCACCGACCCCTTCACTGCGCTGCTCCCCCCGCTCATCTTCGTCGGTCTGCATACGGTCGAAGCCAACGTCATCACCCCGATGATCGTGGGCAAGCGCGTGCGCATCTCGCCGCTGCTGATCCTGCTCTCGCTCAGCTTCTGGGCGTGGATCTGGGGCACGACCGGCGCGCTGCTCGCCATTCCGCTGCTGATCATCATTCGCACCGTCTTTGCGGCGGCCGGAACGCCGGATATTGCCGGCTTCCTATTCGAGCACGGCACGCTCACGCATATCGGCGAAGATGACGAGGACGACGAAGAGTCCGGTTAG
- a CDS encoding DUF2842 domain-containing protein: MQPVHEPNSRQLVGIFGIIAWIIVWAGIVASFSSTIGQWHMLLQAVFYLVVGLIWIAPLKPALRWMQTGKFKA, from the coding sequence ATGCAGCCCGTCCACGAACCCAATAGCCGTCAGCTGGTCGGCATTTTCGGTATCATCGCCTGGATCATCGTTTGGGCCGGTATCGTCGCCAGCTTTTCGAGCACGATCGGGCAGTGGCACATGCTCTTGCAGGCGGTCTTCTACCTCGTCGTCGGCCTGATCTGGATCGCGCCGCTCAAACCCGCGCTGCGCTGGATGCAGACGGGCAAGTTCAAGGCCTAA
- a CDS encoding 5-formyltetrahydrofolate cyclo-ligase translates to MAVPSPHPIKAKLRKEARAARMRFVSRLEDETRHALEENLAELLAPVLASARIIGTYSPIGSELSPARAIVRARRLGKTIAYPAFEEGDEMFRFRAGEPSMPGPHRIMQPTTDAPVVTPDLILVPLVACGNGGTRLGQGKGHYDRVLAAQKEAGARLIGLGWKVQRLDTDIPAEDWDVPLHAFACPRYLEEF, encoded by the coding sequence ATGGCGGTCCCGTCACCCCACCCGATCAAGGCGAAACTTCGTAAGGAAGCGCGCGCGGCCCGCATGCGCTTCGTCTCGCGGCTCGAGGACGAGACGCGTCATGCGCTCGAGGAAAATCTCGCCGAGCTGCTCGCCCCTGTCCTCGCCAGCGCGCGCATCATCGGCACCTACAGCCCGATCGGCAGCGAATTGTCGCCCGCCCGCGCAATCGTCCGCGCTCGGCGGCTGGGCAAGACCATCGCCTATCCGGCTTTCGAGGAAGGCGACGAGATGTTCCGCTTCCGCGCGGGTGAGCCCTCCATGCCGGGCCCGCACCGGATCATGCAGCCGACGACGGACGCGCCCGTCGTTACGCCCGACCTGATCCTCGTCCCGCTGGTCGCTTGCGGCAATGGCGGCACGCGGCTCGGCCAGGGCAAAGGGCATTACGACCGCGTCCTCGCAGCCCAGAAAGAGGCAGGCGCCAGACTCATCGGCCTCGGATGGAAGGTCCAGCGGCTCGACACCGACATCCCGGCAGAAGATTGGGACGTGCCCCTGCACGCCTTCGCCTGCCCCCGCTATCTCGAGGAATTCTGA
- a CDS encoding cell division protein ZapA, with amino-acid sequence MSDIELTICGRPYQVRCRDGEEENLRAAGRLVDQKSREVIAGLGNLSEARQFFFAALLMADQMLNGEGNAVPVAAPASIDEAQVEAAEALAERLEAIANSLENASVSA; translated from the coding sequence GTGAGCGATATCGAACTCACCATCTGCGGTCGCCCCTACCAGGTCCGCTGCCGTGATGGCGAAGAGGAAAATCTGCGCGCGGCCGGGCGGCTGGTCGACCAGAAGAGCCGCGAAGTGATTGCCGGTCTCGGCAATCTGTCCGAGGCCCGCCAGTTCTTCTTCGCGGCGCTGCTCATGGCCGACCAGATGCTCAACGGCGAAGGCAATGCCGTGCCCGTCGCGGCACCCGCCTCGATCGACGAGGCGCAGGTCGAAGCCGCCGAAGCGTTGGCCGAACGCCTCGAAGCGATTGCCAATTCCCTTGAGAATGCGAGCGTCAGCGCCTAA
- a CDS encoding fructose bisphosphate aldolase has protein sequence MNRDQMTAQIRGGNGFIAALDQSGGSTPKALAGYGVGEDAWSSEEEMFALIHQMRSRVITSPSFSSGKILGAILFERTMDGDIDGTPVPDKLKELGIVPFIKVDQGLAQEENGVQLMNPLTKLDALLEKSVAKGMFGTKMRSVINHADEDGIRAIVDQQMEAANRILDAGLIPIVEPEVNIKSESRAEADMLLFQELMRAVAGMEGDREIMLKLSLPKQPDLFAPLVAHDKIMRVVALSGGYSHDDAVAELKKNRGMIASFSRALLQDLRADMDDGEFDKTLGGAINSIADASAT, from the coding sequence ATGAACCGCGACCAGATGACCGCACAGATCCGAGGCGGAAACGGCTTCATCGCCGCATTGGACCAGTCGGGCGGTTCGACCCCCAAGGCGCTCGCCGGCTACGGCGTGGGCGAAGACGCCTGGAGCAGCGAAGAAGAGATGTTCGCGCTGATCCACCAGATGCGCAGCCGCGTGATCACCTCGCCGAGCTTCTCGAGCGGCAAGATCCTCGGCGCGATCCTGTTCGAACGCACGATGGACGGCGACATCGACGGCACGCCGGTCCCCGACAAGCTCAAGGAACTGGGCATCGTTCCCTTCATCAAGGTCGACCAGGGCCTCGCGCAGGAAGAAAATGGCGTCCAGCTGATGAACCCGCTGACCAAGCTCGATGCGCTGCTCGAAAAGTCGGTCGCCAAGGGCATGTTCGGCACCAAGATGCGCTCGGTCATCAACCATGCCGACGAAGACGGCATCCGCGCCATCGTCGACCAGCAGATGGAGGCCGCCAACAGGATCCTCGACGCCGGGCTGATCCCGATCGTCGAGCCCGAGGTGAACATCAAATCGGAAAGCCGCGCCGAAGCCGACATGCTCCTCTTCCAGGAGCTGATGCGCGCCGTGGCCGGCATGGAAGGCGACCGCGAGATCATGCTCAAGCTGTCGCTGCCCAAGCAGCCCGACCTGTTCGCGCCGCTGGTCGCGCACGACAAGATTATGCGCGTGGTCGCGCTCTCGGGCGGCTACAGCCATGACGATGCGGTCGCCGAGCTGAAGAAGAATCGCGGCATGATCGCCAGCTTCAGCCGCGCGCTCCTGCAGGACCTTCGCGCCGACATGGACGATGGCGAGTTCGACAAGACGCTCGGCGGCGCCATCAACTCGATCGCGGACGCTTCGGCGACCTGA
- a CDS encoding flavodoxin family protein: MDSERIEQLSSAADGCFAGLKAVLVNATLKHPGVDSHTDTLLDVVEQIFTSCEVEVDRLRLSEHRLAPGVYPDMTEHGWDHDDWPKICDRVIGADICILGTPIWLGEKSSLAQAFIEKLYAHSGQTNEKGQYLFYGKVGGCVVTGNEDGIKHVGMGVLYSMQHVGYTIPPQADCGWIGEAGPGPSYGDEQDDGSRAGFDNEFTQRNTTFMAFNCMHMAKMLKDAGGIPAVGNVRTEWDDGSKPGWPNPEYRLGD; this comes from the coding sequence ATGGATAGCGAGCGAATCGAGCAGCTCTCGAGCGCTGCCGACGGCTGTTTCGCCGGATTGAAGGCGGTGCTGGTAAATGCCACGCTCAAACATCCCGGCGTGGACAGCCACACCGACACGCTGCTCGACGTGGTCGAGCAGATCTTCACCAGCTGCGAAGTCGAAGTCGACCGGCTTCGCTTGTCCGAACATCGGCTCGCGCCCGGCGTTTACCCCGACATGACCGAGCATGGCTGGGACCATGACGACTGGCCGAAAATTTGCGACCGGGTCATCGGCGCCGACATCTGCATCCTCGGCACGCCCATCTGGCTGGGCGAGAAATCGAGCCTCGCGCAGGCTTTTATCGAGAAGCTCTATGCGCATAGCGGCCAGACCAACGAGAAGGGACAATATCTTTTCTATGGCAAGGTCGGCGGCTGCGTGGTGACCGGTAACGAGGACGGCATTAAGCATGTCGGCATGGGTGTGCTCTATTCAATGCAGCATGTCGGCTACACCATCCCGCCCCAGGCCGATTGCGGCTGGATCGGCGAGGCCGGGCCCGGCCCGAGCTATGGTGACGAGCAGGACGACGGGTCGCGCGCGGGCTTCGACAACGAATTCACGCAGCGAAACACGACCTTCATGGCCTTCAACTGCATGCACATGGCAAAGATGCTGAAGGACGCAGGCGGCATCCCCGCGGTCGGCAATGTCAGGACGGAATGGGATGACGGGTCCAAGCCCGGCTGGCCCAACCCGGAATATCGGCTAGGCGATTAA